One part of the Pseudopipra pipra isolate bDixPip1 chromosome 3, bDixPip1.hap1, whole genome shotgun sequence genome encodes these proteins:
- the ZNF292 gene encoding zinc finger protein 292 isoform X2, which translates to MRIKHLMKTKQLTQATALAKLCSDHPEISAKGNFKQTYLVCLCSGSPNEKLMEEITEVDCKDALEMICNLESDGDEKSALILCAAFLSRQLQQGEMYCAWELTLFWSKLQQRVEPSIQVYLERCRQLSVLTKTVYHIFFLIKVINSEIDGAGLATCIELCVKALRLESSENADVKISICKTISCLLPDDLEVKRACQLSEFLLEPTVDAYYAVEMLYNQPDQKYDEENLPIPNSLRCELLLVLKTQWPFDPEFWDWKTLKRQCLALMGEEASIVSSIDELNDSEVYEKVEDCQEETKETSMNGLAGLDEATSLLKGIGDEKQKKREIKKLRERGFISARFRNWQAYMQYCVLCDKEFLGHRIVRHAQKHYKDGIYSCPICAQNFNSKENFVPHVTLHVKKSSKERLAAMKPLRRLGRPPKIATANENQKTNSVSKQEQRPIKKNSLYSTDFIVFNDNDGSDDENDDKDKPYVPDIVPVQKPLPVNEFTCPVTFCKKGFKYFKNLIAHAKGHKDNEEAKRFLEMQSKKVICQYCRRHFVSVTHLNDHLQMHCGSKPYICIQMKCKAGFNSYAELLTHRREHQVFRAKCMFPKCGRVFSEAYLLYDHEAQHYNTYTCKVTGCGKVYRSQNELEKHVEDHSKQPETEQQPENQNNQSNLSQSSKANENTSGVTVKQEMTSPPSDNRSSSTEEENVVWNQIKAEPVGNESVNAPTSILQQGDSLPSAGLEQSPIGSVKTEVTVPAGSMKLSVVNQKIRDNFAKRGKLGAIASKVDTAKPGVQQLCPSVDSCLPVFQERKEEDCLSQAQNIQTVSVTSDTLKPETLESKSLERQVSIVNPFSTQNQTGYRNSLPISKLELEDSIKAAANLYNLPLKTLESITFIPSQPNINNSLVPAVLPATPVQKFNCQVEGCTRTYNSSQSIGKHMKAAHPDEYAAFKMQRKNKKPRKSSNLQNVPNDGKVVYLTPSQVGNLSGAAFTAQNKSNLNPTCSSQVQHVSSSLFPTHLENLANPMLPVVESVINPSLSTRIKSEPESVLCSQMENLSGATLPSQLDDLAKTVMPLNIDGSSDPFLPLPAENGPMSLFPSSAENPPNSVFSQLENNTNSFSLQLEGNTSSVFPKEESVDQIFPSRLSNENNFSETSSQHPASEKVKKDRGQGPNGKERKPKHNKRAKWPAIIRDGKFICSRCFRVFTNPRSLGGHLSKRSYCKPLEGSEISPEALQANGQSLLASMILSSNSLNLQQPQESTFNPETCFKDPSFLQLLAAENRSTALLQTMFPRASVTNTSGNEEGNQIIKQALESAGIPSTFDNTEVLPRVVTTSCVSGTTQINAAVLPNSATSPLLQTVCNPSTLLTDQNRTLSAKMPHECKSLPGFATEDLMLKTIEKGLCPSSFSNTVATAQNFAGNSSRVSVISSPKNSGSSNLNKKGTSSSKRKRKTTTPLFVPSISQKVAVNNATVLGLLTKSTEGNMKIQGEGFQSNLLANCGSQAVVENLTQKLNVDNQLFMASIKENFKTNIEAHRVLPPLTVKSENGDSQMMTVNSCVRANSEEQISEDSVMQNFEKTLEIIKTAMNSQILEVKTEIQDTIADSGQNLQVNSAQASSENSAPSVKLPTPAQFSVHAGNVTAAKGSSAQSETSQKDDTKMLEILEGLQKLKLEDDSPVQISETVSQCPPADTLAPAVPVVSTENKPLIQISPEASNIQFSDRVNKPFVCQNPGCNYSAMTKDALFKHYGKIHQYTAEMILEIKKHQLKYAPFKCVVATCPKTFTRNSNLRAHCQLVHHFTTEEMVKLKIKRPYGRRSQNEIVNTAPQPVEIKTAQTLVTENKTVAPLVKEAQIKEVVEPVEVLEKLLPENNISERLEKPPQMVSVPLEQHNAASFGSTEAQPKARKVRKHRKEKEERNGRKTVTKSLEFPTRYSPYRPYRCVHQGCFAAFTIQQNLILHYQAVHKSDLPAFSAEVEEEIEQGKEEREEVETKPAIREFRCEVSDCSRIFQEVTSLIQHYMKLHNMTPEQIGNMKSAPEVGRFFCDQSQCKSSFTAYLNYVVHLETDHGVKIRPNKVEDDGVFKCDCEGCDRIYATRSNLLRHIFNKHNDRHKDHLIRPRRLTPGQENISSKANQEKPSKSKQRGLKNRSGKEGNRLSVKTKRKKNVSLENTDSKEIQVQENKAYSLKRGKYVYSIKSRNDALSECTSRFMTQYPCMIKGCSSVVTSESNIIRHYKCHKLSKAFTSQHRNLLIVSKKQSVSQVKEASSEQEETDKKADVKEPEPSLIMSNNDSSTTTLPQKETEKGEKDEVDELTELFITKLINEDCSTAENQAKISSTVNSDLQETGSCSSEKQKSNNLKRANKEKNVSQNKRKRAEKTEEALPVDVSSMHREEETAVAIQTAEEQPAAFDWSSFKPMGFEVSFLKFLEESAVKQKKNTERDFHSGGTKKGSHSNSRKSSEKTPVASDNVTWSCSETETLVLFANPSQLPCGDNVKIVLDKTLKDCTERLLEQLQEMKPVVSLRRLEGRWEDNPEVIAAKVIVLGTEEGESKY; encoded by the exons GGAACTGACTCTTTTCTGGAGTAAACTGCAGCAAAGGGTAGAGCCTTCTATTCAAGTGTATCTAGAGAGATGTCGTCAACTATCTGTGTTAACTAAGACTGTTTATCACATTTTCTTCCTGATTAAAGTAATTAATTCAGAG ATTGATGGTGCTGGACTTGCAACCTGCATTGAACTATGTGTGAAAGCATTGCGCTTGGAATCCAGTGAAAATGCAGATGTCAAGATATCTATTTGCAAGACCATCTCCTGCTTACTTCCAGATGATTTGGAAGTTAAACGTGCTTGTCAACTGAGTGAATTTCTTCTCGAACCCACTGTGGATGCATATTATGCTGTTGAAATGCTGTATAATCAGCCTGACCAGAAGTATGATGAAGAGAATCTTCCAATACCAAATTCTTTGCGCTGTGAGCTCTTGCTTGTGCTGAAAACTCAGTGGCCTTTTGATCCAGAGTTCTGGGACTGGAAAACTCTAAAGCGTCAGTGTCTGGCACTTATGGGAGAGGAGGCATCCATCGTGTCCTCAATAGATGAACTAAATGATAGTGAAGTTTATGAGAAGGTTGAGGATTGCCAAGAAGAGACTAAAGAAACTTCTATGAATGGGCTTGCTGGCCTTGATGAAGCTACAAGCCTTCTTAAGGGTATCGgagatgaaaagcagaaaaagagagaaatcaaaAAGCTCAGAGAGAGGGGGTTCATATCAGCTAGATTTAGGAACTGGCAAGCTTATATGCAGTATTGTGTGTTATGTGACAAAGAATTCCTAGGTCATAGAATAGTTAGACATGCACAAAAACATTATAAAGATGGAATTTACAGTTGCCCTATTTGTGCCcaaaattttaattctaaaGAAAACTTTGTTCCCCATGTAACTTTGCATGTTAAAAAATCCAGCAAAGAGAGATTAGCTGCTATGAAACCACTGAGAAGACTGGGAAGACCTCCTAAAATTGCAACTGCCAATGAGAATCAGAAAACTAATTCTGTATCCAAACAGGAGCAGCGACCCATTAAGAAGAACAGTCTCTATTCAACAGACTTTATTGTGTTTAATGATAATGATGGCTCAGATGATGAAAATGATGACAAAGATAAACCTTATGTACCAGATATAGTGCCAGTTCAAAAGCCACTCCCTGTTAATGAGTTCACGTGCCCTGTAACATTTTgtaaaaaaggttttaaatattttaaaaatctaatagCACACGCAAAGGGGCATAAAGATAACGAAGAAGCTAAACGttttcttgaaatgcaaagcaaaaaaGTGATTTGCCAGTACTGTAGACGACATTTTGTAAGTGTTACTCACCTGAACGATCATTTACAAATGCACTGTGGCAGCAAGCCTTATATCTGCATACAGATGAAATGTAAGGCTGGTTTTAACAGTTATGCTGAGCTACTGACACACAGAAGAGAGCATCAAGTCTTCAGAGCTAAGTGTATGTTTCCTAAATGTGGCAGAGTGTTTTCTGAAGCCTATTTACTCTATGATCATGAAGCACAACACTATAATACCTATACCTGCAAAGTCACAGGCTGTGGAAAGGTATACCGTTCACAGAATGAATTGGAAAAGCATGTTGAGGATCACAGCAAGCAGCctgaaacagagcagcagcctgaaaaccaaaataatcaGTCCAATCTTAGTCAATCTTCTAAAGCTAATGAAAACACCAGTGGAGTTACTGTTAAACAGGAAATGACATCTCCTCCATCTGACAACCGAAGTAGTTccactgaagaagaaaatgttgtttGGAACCAAATCAAAGCAGAGCCAGTAGGGAATGAAAGTGTAAATGCGCCGACGAGTATACTGCAGCAAGGCGATTCCTTGCCTAGCGCTGGTTTAGAGCAGTCTCCTATAGGCTCAGTGAAAACAGAAGTGACAGTTCCAGCAGGCAGCATGAAGCTATCTGTTGTTAACCAGAAGATCCGAGATAATTTTGCAAAAAGAGGTAAATTGGGTGCTATTGCCAGTAAAGTAGATACTGCTAAACCTGGAGTGCAGCAGTTGTGCCCATCAGTTGACTCTTGTCTTCCAGTTTtccaagagagaaaggaagaagactGTCTCAGTCAGGCTCAGAATATTCAGACTGTTTCTGTGACCTCAGACACACTAAAACCAGAAACCCTTGAATCAAAAAGCTTAGAAAGACAAGTAAGCATTGTAAATCCATTCAGCACGCAGAATCAGACAGGATATCGAAATAGTCTACCCATTTCCAAACTTGAACTTGAAGACAGTATTAAAGCTGCAGCTAATCTATATAACCTGCCTTTAAAAACTTTAGAAAGTATTACATTTATTCCATCACAGCCTAACATAAATAACTCTCTAGTTCCAGCTGTGTTACCAGCAACCCCAGTTCAGAAATTTAATTGTCAGGTTGAAGGTTGTACTCGAACATACAACTCGTCACAGAGCATTGGCAAACATATGAAGGCAGCACACCCTGACGAatatgctgcttttaaaatgcagcGTAAAAATAAGAAACCACGAAAATCCAGCAATCTGCAAAATGTGCCGAACGATGGGAAGGTTGTGTATCTTACGCCATCGCAAGTGGGCAATCTCAGTGGTGCTGCTTTTACTGCACAGAACAAATCAAATTTGAATCCCACCTGTTCCAGTCAAGTGCAACATGTCTCAAGTTCTCTTTTCCCAACCCACCTAGAAAATTTGGCCAATCCTATGTTGCCTGTAGTGGAAAGTGTCATAAATCCAAGTTTGTCTACTCGTATTAAAAGTGAGCCTGAGAGTGTTTTATGTTCACAAATGGAAAATCTTTCTGGTGCAACCTTACCTTCCCAGTTGGATGATTTAGCAAAAACAGTTATGCCTCTGAATATTGATGGCAGTTCagatccttttcttcctttgcctgCAGAAAATGGTCCAATGTCTCTGTTTCCTTCGTCAGCAGAGAATCCTCCAAATTCAGTCTTCTCACAACTGGAAAATAACACAAATAGCTTTTCATTGCAACTAGAAGGAAACACGAGTTCTGTTTTCCCAAAAGAGGAAAGTGTTGATCAAATATTTCCCTCACGATTGAGTAATGAAAATAACTTCAGTGAAACTAGTTCTCAACATCCAGCTtcagaaaaggtgaaaaaagatCGTGGCCAGGGCCCaaatgggaaagaaaggaagccaAAACATAACAAGCGGGCAAAGTGGCCAGCAATAATTAGAGATGGCAAATTTATCTGTAGCAGGTGCTTCAGAGTTTTCACTAATCCTAGATCACTTGGTGGCCACTTATCTAAGAGGTCTTATTGTAAGCCTCTTGAAGGATCAGAAATTTCTCCAGAAGCCCTGCAGGCTAATGGACAATCTTTGCTTGCCAGTATGATTCTTTCTTCAAATTCATTAAACTTGCAGCAACCCCAGGAGTCTACCTTCAATCCAGAAACGTGTTTTAAAGATCCGTCATTCCTCCAGTTACTTGCAGCTGAAAATCGTTCCACAGCCTTACTGCAGACTATGTTTCCACGAGCCAGTGTGACTAATACCAGTGGGAATGAGGAAGGAAATCAAATTATAAAACAAGCCTTGGAAAGTGCAGGCATCCCGAGTACCTTTGATAACACAGAAGTACTTCCACGCGTAGTGACAACAAGTTGTGTCTCTGGTACGACTCAGATAAATGCAGCTGTTCTGCCCAACTCAGCCACGTCCCCTCTGCTGCAGACAGTCTGTAACCCCAGCACCCTGCTAACAGACCAAAACAGGACCCTCAGTGCCAAAATGCCTCATGAATGCAAGAGTTTGCCTGGTTTTGCAACAGAGGACTTAATGCTAAAGACCATTGAAAAAGGCTTGTGTCCTAGCTCATTTTCTAATACTGTTGCAACAGCACAAAACTTTGCAGGGAACAGTTCACGAGTTTCAGTTATAAGTAGTCCCAAGAATTCAGGATCAAGCAACTTGAATAAGAAGGGAACCAGTTCTtcaaagaggaagagaaaaacaactaCGCCTTTGTTTGTGCCCAGTATATCACAGAAGGTAGCAGTAAATAATGCAACAGTGTTGGGACTTCTAACCAAAAGCACTGAAGGAAACATGAAAATACAGGGAGAAGGTTTTCAGTCCAACTTGCTTGCAAATTGTGGCTCTCAAGCAGTGGTGGAAAATCTCACGCAAAAACTCAACGTTGACAATCAGTTATTCATGGCCAGTATCAAAGagaatttcaaaacaaatatcGAGGCTCATAGAGTGTTGCCCCCTTTAACAGTAAAAAGTGAAAATGGGGATTCCCAAATGATGACTGTAAATTCTTGTGTGCGAGCAAATTCGGAGGAACAGATTTCAGAAGACAGTGTTATGCAGAACTTTGAAAAAACCTTGGAAATCATTAAAACTGCTATGAATTCACAGATACTTGAGgtgaaaactgaaattcagGATACCATCGCTGATTCAGGACAGAACTTGCAAGTAAATAGTGCACAGGCTTCCTCAGAAAATTCTGCACCCAGTGTAAAACTACCCACTCCTGCACAGTTTTCTGTGCACGCTGGGAATGTCACTGCTGCGAAGGGTAGTTCTGCTCAGTCCGAGACATCTCAAAAGGATGATACTAAAATGTTGGAAATTTTGGAGGGCTTGCAAAAACTGAAGCTCGAAGATGATTCTCCTGTTCAGATCTCTGAGACTGTTTCCCAGTGTCCTCCAGCAGACACACTAGCACCAGCAGTCCCGGTTGTATCAACTGAAAATAAGCCCCTCATTCAGATATCTCCAGAGGCAAGTAACATTCAGTTTAGTGATAGAGTTAATAAACCTTTTGTATGTCAGAATCCTGGCTGCAATTACAGTGCTATGACAAAAGATGCATTATTTAAACACTATGGCAAGATTCATCAGTACACTGCAGAAATGATACTAGAAATCAAGAAACATCAGTTGAAGTATGCCCCATTCAAATGTGTTGTAGCTACCTGTCCAAAAACATTCACAAGGAACTCTAATCTCCGAGCACACTGTCAGCTTGTACATCATTTTACAACAGAGGAGatggtaaaattaaaaattaaaaggccTTATGGCAGAAGATCTCAAAATGAAATTGTAAACACAGCCCCACAACCTGTTGAAATAAAAACTGCGCAGACACTagtaacagaaaacaaaactgtagCTCCGTTGGTCAAAGAAGCTCAGATAAAGGAAGTTGTAGAGCCTGTAGAAGTCTTGGAAAAACTTCTAccagaaaataatatttctgaaaGACTGGAAAAACCTCCCCAAATGGTTTCTGTTCCGCTTGAGCAGCATAATGCAGCCTCTTTTGGTAGCACAGAGGCACAACCCAAAGCACGCAAGGTTAGGaagcacaggaaggaaaaagaggagagaaatggTAGGAAGACTGTAACAAAGTCTCTGGAGTTTCCCACAAGGTACAGCCCTTACAGACCATACCGGTGTGTCCATCAGGGCTGCTTTGCGGCTTTTACAATACAACAAAACCTAATCCTTCACTACCAAGCTGTGCACAAATCAGAccttcctgccttctctgctGAAGTGGAGGAGGAGATTGAGCAAGGTAAAGAGGAACGAGAGGAGGTGGAAACCAAACCTGCCATCAGAGAGTTCAGGTGTGAGGTGAGTGACTGCTCCCGCATCTTTCAGGAAGTTACCAGCTTGATACAACATTATATGAAGCTTCACAACATGACCCCAGAGCAGATTGGAAACATGAAATCGGCCCCAGAGGTGGGAAGGTTTTTTTGTGACCAGTCTCAGTGTAAGTCTTCGTTTACAGCATATCTTAACTACGTTGTGCATCTTGAGACAGATCACGGTGTTAAGATAAGGCCAAACAAAGTAGAAGATGATGGCGTATTTAAATGTGACTGTGAAGGCTGTGACCGTATTTATGCTACTAGGTCTAACCTCTTGAGGCATATTTTTAACAAACATAATGACAGGCATAAAGATCATCTAATAAGACCCAGGAGACTGACACCGGGCCAGGAAAACATTTCAAGCAAAGCAAATCAGGAGAAACCGTCGAAGTCTAAACAGAGAGGACTCAAAAACAGATCAGGAAAAGAAGGTAACAGGCTGTCAGTGAAAACAAAACGAAAGAAAAACGTGAGCTTGGAAAATACCGACTCAAAAGAAATACAGGTTCAAGAAAATAAGGCTTATTCACTGAAACGTGGCAAGTATGTGTATTCAATAAAGAGTAGAAACGATGCCTTATCGGAATGTACAAGCAGGTTCATGACTCAGTATCCATGTATGATAAAGGGATGTTCCTCTGTAGTTACAAGTGAAAGTAACATAATAAGGCATTATAAATGTCACAAACTGTCCAAAGCATTTACTTCCCAACACAGAAATCTCCTTATTGTATCTAAAAAGCAGTCTGTCTCCCAGGTTAAGGAAGCCTCTTCTGAGCAAGAGGAGACTGATAAAAAAGCTGATGTGAAAGAGCCTGAACCGAGTTTGATAATGAGCAATAATGATTCAAGCACAACTACCTTACCAcaaaaggaaactgaaaaagGTGAGAAGGATGAAGTGGATGAACTGACAGAACTATTCATTACTAAACTAATTAATGAGGATTGCTCAACTGCTGAAAATCAAGCAAAAATCTCTTCCACTGTAAATAGTGACTTGCAGGAGACCggctcctgctcctcagagaagcaaaaatcaaacaacctgaaaagagcaaataaagaaaaaaatgtatctcaGAATAAGAGAAAGAGAGCTGAAAAAACTGAGGAAGCACTGCCTGTTGATGTGAGTAGCATGCATAGGGAGGAAGAGACTGCTGTTGCCATTCAAACGGCCGAGGAGCAACCTGCAGCTTTTGACTGGAGCTCGTTTAAGCCAATGGGTTTTGAAGTGTCATTCCTCAAGTTCCTTGAAGAGTCTGCtgtgaaacaaaagaaaaacactgaaagagaCTTCCACAGTGGCGGAACCAAAAAAGGATCCCATTCAAACTCACGGAAGTCCAGTGAGAAGACCCCTGTAGCAAGTGATAATGTCACTTGGTCATGTTCTGAAACTGAAACCCTTGTACTGTTTGCCAACCCATCACAGCTCCCATGTGGTGATAATGTAAAGATAGTTTTAGACAAGACTCTTAAAGACTGCACTGAGCGTCTGTTGGAGCAACTTCAGGAAATGAAACCTGTTGTCAGTTTGAGAAGGCTTGAAGGACGTTGGGAGGATAATCCAGAGGTTATAGCTGCAAAAGTAATTGTTTTGGGTACTGAGGAAGGGGAATCAAAATACTGA